A genomic region of Phycisphaerae bacterium contains the following coding sequences:
- a CDS encoding right-handed parallel beta-helix repeat-containing protein: MVSVCARIGTLLALALGGVALTGGCGALPADWGDPASWTAAGIWSGQATGDVGDDGSSTAGADTADTDGEFLTVVSGTEQIRVLVQAGDDQVVNAGAHVVLDGSATRSGAPMELQYYWSQLDGPAVTLDAPESLRPNFRAPAATADLTLIFELRVSLGTQSARDTVAITVLGSGEPDSPPGDGVSPGEEPPPPGDSYPPPPAFEPPVAYAADWGFDPEDSTEYIQAAINSGARTVVIQNMGADWVVEPITLVSNQLIVFEPGVVVVAKPGSFHQLYDCLFTGSAVSNVTVHGYGATLRMRKEDYAGPNYAFSQWRSCLAFSGPVNLAIRGLRCEKSGGDGIWIRYRYDAYGRRFPAENVEITDCVCDQNYRQGISITGIRTLRINNCVLSNSSGSPPQSGLDIETDFEDGELSDIVVSNCVAQNNAGYGFFVQTKSMTTAAPPFSVLLQDCYATGNLSGGLGAMTTAAGPAGLVEFRNCVIDGGGAPGINARWGGALSQVRFTECIVQNIGGAVPLTGVPVNVAMPRVSELSPDGRVQFIDCTVYDTGNRHFMGLGPEAEEGIYDIRGTIDVYNSLDYPGRWYDVEEYPGLSVTYHAYP, translated from the coding sequence ATGGTTAGTGTGTGCGCACGGATCGGAACGCTGCTTGCACTGGCCCTCGGGGGCGTGGCTCTGACGGGCGGCTGCGGTGCCCTCCCGGCCGATTGGGGCGATCCCGCATCCTGGACGGCCGCCGGCATTTGGTCCGGCCAGGCCACAGGCGACGTCGGGGACGATGGCTCATCAACGGCCGGTGCGGACACCGCGGACACGGACGGCGAATTCCTCACGGTGGTATCCGGCACCGAGCAGATCCGCGTGCTCGTACAAGCCGGTGACGACCAGGTAGTCAACGCGGGTGCCCACGTCGTGCTGGACGGCTCAGCAACGCGCAGTGGAGCACCCATGGAGTTACAGTACTACTGGTCGCAACTCGACGGGCCGGCGGTGACCCTCGACGCGCCGGAGTCATTGCGGCCTAACTTTCGAGCCCCGGCGGCCACGGCAGACCTGACGCTGATTTTTGAACTGCGGGTCTCGCTCGGCACGCAATCTGCGCGCGATACGGTGGCAATCACGGTCCTCGGCTCAGGAGAGCCAGATTCTCCGCCCGGCGATGGCGTCTCCCCCGGAGAGGAACCTCCCCCACCAGGGGATTCGTACCCCCCGCCACCTGCATTCGAGCCACCGGTGGCCTACGCTGCGGACTGGGGCTTCGACCCGGAGGATTCGACGGAGTACATCCAGGCGGCGATCAATTCCGGCGCGCGGACGGTCGTGATCCAGAACATGGGCGCCGATTGGGTGGTGGAGCCGATCACGCTCGTGAGTAACCAACTAATTGTCTTCGAGCCGGGTGTCGTGGTCGTTGCCAAGCCGGGCTCGTTCCACCAGTTATACGACTGCCTCTTCACGGGAAGCGCAGTCAGCAATGTAACGGTCCACGGCTACGGTGCGACGCTGCGCATGCGGAAAGAGGATTACGCCGGGCCCAACTACGCGTTCAGCCAGTGGCGGAGTTGCCTGGCGTTCAGCGGCCCCGTGAATCTCGCGATTCGCGGCCTGCGCTGTGAGAAGTCCGGCGGCGACGGCATCTGGATCCGCTACCGCTATGACGCGTACGGTCGGCGCTTCCCCGCCGAGAATGTGGAGATAACGGACTGCGTGTGCGACCAGAATTACCGCCAGGGTATCAGCATCACTGGCATTCGAACGCTCCGAATCAATAACTGCGTGCTAAGCAATTCGAGTGGCAGCCCGCCGCAGTCAGGCCTCGACATCGAGACGGATTTCGAGGACGGTGAGCTGTCCGACATTGTGGTCAGCAATTGCGTGGCGCAGAACAACGCTGGCTACGGTTTCTTTGTGCAGACCAAGAGCATGACCACGGCCGCGCCACCGTTTTCTGTTCTCCTCCAAGACTGTTACGCCACTGGGAATCTGAGCGGCGGCCTCGGCGCGATGACCACCGCTGCGGGCCCCGCCGGACTGGTGGAATTTCGTAACTGCGTCATCGACGGCGGCGGGGCACCGGGAATCAATGCGCGTTGGGGCGGAGCCCTGAGCCAGGTGCGCTTCACGGAGTGCATCGTGCAGAATATTGGTGGGGCAGTGCCGCTGACCGGCGTTCCGGTCAACGTGGCGATGCCGCGCGTGTCCGAACTCAGCCCGGACGGTCGGGTCCAGTTCATTGACTGCACCGTGTATGACACCGGAAATCGGCACTTCATGGGGCTGGGCCCCGAGGCCGAAGAAGGCATTTACGACATCCGCGGCACGATCGACGTGTACAACTCGCTTGACTATCCCGGGCGCTGGTACGACGTGGAGGAATACCCCGGCTTGAGCGTGACCTACCATGCGTACCCCTGA